The nucleotide sequence TTCGACCGCACCAGCGATCACATCACCCAGGCCATCCGCCCCCGGATCGCCGGTGACCGGCAAACCGGAGTTCACGCCGGTGGCAAACAGGTTTTCACCACGTTGTTCCAAACCGGCCGGGTTACCAAAACGAGCCAACTGCAACATCCCCAGGTCGCGGTCGACACCATTCGAGAACACGCCTCGGATCACACCATCTTCACCGATGATAAAGCTGTTGAGGGTACCGGTCCCCGAACCATCCTGTCGCGAAGCGTTGAGGGTAGGTTCGTCCTGGGCCAGGCCCGACAACTGCGTGAAGTCGAGGTCGAACTCCAATGGCGACTGCGAAGGAACGTCGCGACGCTGAATGGTAACCGTGTTGTTATCGCTCCCGACGAAGTTACCATCGCCGTCGAAGTAAATCAGACCGGTACCAACCGCGATCTGGGCTTCACCAATATCGCCGGTGTCCATGGCGGCGTCGTTGTCCGGCGAGTCGGCAAACCAGCGATACACCGTATTGGTACCATCGCGATGTTCCAGCACGGCGGTCACACGGACGTTGACGGGGATACCCAACGTGTCATAAACCACGAAGTCGGAAACCGTGCTTTGGCCGACCGCCTCTTGCACGGTACCAAAGTTGAGGTTCGGGTTCTGAAGCACGCCGCTGTTGTTGTCCAGCGTGAACGACGACAGTTTGATATCGACGCCATTGTCGACACCGTTGTTCGAGACGATTCGGATGCGACCATCCTGGATCGAAAGCCCCTGGGTCAGGTCAGTCGATTCTCCAGGAATGGAGTTCTCGGAACCAGGGATCGGGTTGGCATTGCCATTCACCGATGGCTGAATACCGGTCGATGCCCGAATGAACTCGAGCAGTTCCTGCACGATCGTCGTATCGGTGATCGTGAACGTCTGCTCATCCAGTTTACGTTCGCCCTTGTAGCCAGTGAAACTCAGCTCGCCCACTTCAAAGACGTTCTCGAAATTCAGACCGTCACGTTTGACAACGTCGACCAGCAAGGTATTTGAGTCGATCTTCGGACCATCGAGGTCGATCGTCTTGTTACCGGTGATCGACAAGTCCGAGATTTCGGAGTCGGCTTTGGTGTCGATGTAGTCTTCGCCAGGATCGAGTTCATCGACCAGGTAGAACGACGACGAGTCCGTGGAAAGGTTACGATAGATGCGAACCTTGTCGTAAGCCGGAAAACCACCTTCAGCTGGCGGGGTTGGTGGAATCGGCAAGTTGGAAAGTTCGATACGACCATTCACCACGTTTTGTGGCCCCAGGGCCAGCGATGGTCGGCTTTCTTCTTCACCCGAACGAGCGAAGGTGACCAGGTACGTGTAGTTGCCATTGATGGTCTGGGCATCAAGCTGGTTGGTCGACAGCACCGTCGTTCCATCGTCGACGTAACCACCGGCAGCGGTCGCCATGTCGAGGGTGTCCAACTCGTAGAAGTCCGATCCACCTGGCTGCGTGCGGTAGATACGAACCGAATCGTAGTCGGCACTGGTTGGAATATTATCCAGCAGAATCGAGTAACCGTTGCCATCGGCAGGAGCGCCCGACACGGTCACAGTGTGCGAGTTCGACGGAGCGGTTTCGTTGCCGTCGGAATCAAGGTAAGTGTAGCGGTACTGATACACGTCGCCGCCATCGAGCATACCGTCGACACCGGTTCCACCGATCATCGAAGCGGACAACTGCGTAGCGGTCGGGGCGGCGGCCGTATCTTCAACGGCGGCGCCCATGGCGAACGAGTTCACCAGGTAATAGGTCGCACCGCCGTCATTACTGCGGTACATGTTCAATTGCGAGAACGAACTCGACTGCGGAGGATCGGTGAAGGTCACCGTATTGTCGTTAGCCGAGGCATTACCATCTGCCAACGCGACGGCGTAGTCTGCCGAAGCCAACGTTTCGCCCGACAGCCCGACGTTCGAGAACGTGAAGCGATAGTTGAAGTTACCATCGGGAACGCTACCACCGGCACCTTCAGTCTGCGCATCAGTCGTAGTGGCAACGCCTGGGGTCACGGCAGATGCCGAGGTGGTCGCGGCGATACTAGGCTGCGCGGCGACACCGACCGAAGACGAGGTCGTATCGGGTCGTGGTACGGCCGAGTTACCGAGAATGGCACTTTCAATCACCTGAGCCTGCGTTGCCAGGTCGCCCGTTGCAGTTAACGTACCTTCGAGGTAAACGTTTTCAGTCGCCTTGGCCACGCTCTTGGCACCCAGCGGAATGGTCAGCGGCACCAACTGCGTGCGCTGGATCTGGAAGTTCTCGTCGATACCGAAACCAAGCACGCGTTGACCGGTGATCGTCACCAGTTCGTTCTGCGAGTTCGTCTTGAAGATACCGTTACGGGTATACAGCGTTTCGCCGTTGCCACCTTCGACGATGAAGAAACCGTCTCCCTGGATCGCCAGGTCGGAAGGGCTGTTACTGACTTCGATCGTACCCTGAGTGAAGTTCGGTGTGATTTCGGCAACCTTCGTACCCAGACCGGTCTGACGTGGGTTGGTACCACCGTTGGAAGAAGTCGGCTTCGACCCCAAGCTTTGGGTCTGCAGGAACTGCGTCGCAAACCGAGCTTCCGACGCTTTGAAGCCGACCGTTTGCGAGTTGGCCAGGTTATTGCCGGTAACGTCGATCTGCGTTTCCGCGGCGGTCATCCCCGTCAAAGCGGTCGATAGTGCCGATGCCAGACCCATGGATAAACTCCTTCAAAGATATGATGCGTTCTCCAAATCCTTGGAGAGCGTGGTTGTTTTAGGAAGTGACTTCTTCAGTTTCGTCGCTAGTGGAATCGTCGCTGCTGTCGGTATCGGTTTCATCCGTTCCGGTACCGTTGCCAGTCGAATCCGTTCCATCGACGTCGGTATCGCTGACGTTCGCCGGAAGAATCGTGAAGATGTCGTCCATATTCACGTCAACCGTCTGGTCGCCAGTGTTCACCTTTAAGGTCAACTGACGAGTTCCATCATCATTCGGAGCCAGTTGCACGCTTTGTACCACGCCAAACAAAACGTACCCGTCATCGGTCAGGGCTTGGACTTGTTTGCCAATCAGCCCACTGGCCGTCGAGATGCCTTGGCTCTGCTGCATCGACTCCAACGACTCGCGAAGCTGATCGGTCGCCCCGATCTCACGAATCTGGCTGATTTGCTGCAACATCTCCGAGTTCTCCATCGGATCGAGCGGATCCTGGTTTTGAAGCTCAGTGATCATCAGCTGCAGAAAATGGTCCATCGACAGTTCACGAAGATCTGTCGGTTTCGAAGCACCGCTGCTCGTAGTATTGGTCGACGTACTCGAATCGACTCTTGACATGATTCGCTCACTTCAACATGAAATGCGGACAATATGCGATCTGTTTACTGGTGTCTTGCTGCCAGCGAACATCAAATGGTGATGTTCAAATTTCGACTGTCTCGTTCGGCTTCTTTGTTGACCGTTTCGGTCATCGTCGGAGTTGCTTCTTCGCCATCCGATTTGCCTAACGACGAACCAGTTGGCGTGCGTTGATTTCCTTGCTCGGATGACTGACCGGCCATGTCGGAAGCAGCCCCGTCATGCGACGTCTGCTGCCCCATTAGCTCTACCTCGAACTGCTGCACGTTAATGTTCGACTCGGCTAATCGTTCGCGAAGTTGCGGCAGATTGTCGAGTAACACCTGGCGAGTCGAAGTGTTCTCGGCCTCGATCTTGGCGATCATGTTCCCATCTTCAACCTTGATCTCGACCTTGAGTTGCCCCAATTCGGAAGGGTTCAAGCGGATCTTGATCGACTGGCCTGGCGGAGTCGATTCAACGGCTCGGGCAACTCGGTTTATCAAACGAATTTGCTGACGCGAATCGAGCTGCGTTGAAGGCTTTCCTTCGGTGGTCTTTTGCAGCGTTCCACGTTGCATCCCGCGTTGCAGCAGCGAGGCGATGTTGTTCACGCCACCGTTGGTATTGGACGTGCTGCCGCCTGGCGTCGTTGTTGTTCGCGCCGCGGCGGAAGCTGCCGCTGCTGCGGCAACCGCTTCGCTTGCTTCACTGCTGGCGGCGATGTTCGAAGTGGTTTCGGCGGAGACCTCTGCTGGTGCCTTCGCTGCGTCAACTTTCGCATCCGGCTTGTCGGTTCGGCGTTGCACCGAACGGGACTCGTTGTCGCGTGACGAATCGTGTCCGCTCGCTTCTTCACCCGAAGTGGTTTCGATCTCAGGCGCGCTGGCATCCTCGGTTTGCTCCGCGGTTAGCTCTTCGCCGTTGGTTTCGTCTGCACTGGCCACGGTCTCGTGATCAGCCTGCGATTCGTCGGTCGCGGCGACTTCAGTGGTAATCTGTTCAGCCTGTTGGGCTGCTTCGGCCTGATCCTTGCCATCACTCTTCTGAGCAACCGCATTGGCATCGGTTCCCAGATTTTCCTGATCCGCGTCTGTCGCTGATTCCTCGATCGGACTGGTATCGAGCGGCTGGTCGGTATCGATGTTGCCGGCGTTGGCCTGTGATGTCTTCTGTTGGTTGACTTCGACCGCCCCGCCCTGCTCTGCGGCGACTTCTGATTCGTCTCCCTCGGTAGTGGCCACGATTTCTGGCGTGGCGAGAGTCTGTTCTTGTTGACTAGCAGCGGCCGTTTCGAGCGCGGCTTGATCAGGGTTGTCGGTATCTTCTTCGTTGGAACCCTTCTCCGAAAGTTCCGCCACGGCAGCGACATCTTCCGCATCGATCGAGTCATCCGCTCGCTGACTGCTGTCAGACACATCGTTCCGAGCCGCTTCAACCGGAACGGCACTCGCCGCTTCTTCGTAGTGATCGTCGTGCAGACTGGGATCGTCGGTAACCGCCGTGTAGGGTTCGTCGGCGACACTGGTTTTACCGCTGGCGGGCGCGGCTGGGTCGAAAATGTTCTTCCCTTTCCCCGACAGCGACTGCGAGGTCTTCATGATTAAGTCGAAGAAGGCCATCGGATCCGCAGCCGAAGCTTGCTGATTGCGCGAATTCCCCGCCCAGTTGGAGGTGGAATTGATCGAACTCGATGATGAGGTTTCCATCTGCTTCCTCGTTATTTGGACGGCGGCGCGAACTGCTGAAGCTGATCGCGAGCGTCTCCCAAAATGTCCGTATCCGGCATGCCCCGGCGAATCTCGTCTAGAATATCGGCCAGCTTCTGCTGTTCTTCCTCGCTACGGAACTCGCCCATAATTTTCTTACGCTTGTCGGTCGACATCGCTTTGACGATCTTCACCACGTCGGTCATCGCCTTGTCGTCCCGCTCGAGCATCATCAGAATTTGTTCTTTCGCCTGGCGTGGATCTAATGCTTCCAGCGTCCGCTGCACTTCCACGATAGCTTCATCCAGCACACCATCTTCCAGGGCTTTCAGACGCTGATCGAAACCTTGCTTTAACTGGTCGTAACGCCGACGTTCTTCCATCAGGCTCGATTGCATGTTCCGCAGGTTCTCGATCCCGGTATCCAGTGCTTGCAGGCGAAAGTCGAGTGCCAGATGTCGCTGGGCACGCTCGTCGATAATCTGCTGCATGTCCGGCTCTTCGTTGTCTTCTTCCGGCTCGTCCTCTTTCTGGATTTCTTCCCGGATCGCATCTTCGTCGATGCCATAGACGATCGCCATCAGCGAGTAGAAACGCTCTTTGGTGAACGTCCCGGAGTTGGCGAACATCGCCACGCAGATTACCTGCGCCAGGACGGTCGCTACGCAGAGGTAGGCAATAAATGCTCCTGCCATACGTACCAAAGCCACGTCTAGTCTCCTTTACGCCGAAAACCGCCCAGGGCGATTTCGTCCATTTGTTTTGCTTCCAGAGCGAGCTCCCACTGTTGGTGCTGCTCGTGCTTCTGTTCCTTCAATCGTTCCAGGGTGCGGACTTCGTGGTCGGCGTCGATCAATGCTTGACGACGTTGTTGAATGTGCGGCTGCAACTGCTGCATCAAATTCAACTTCTCTTGCCGCAGGGCTTTCAAAAATACGAACTCGCTTTGCGATGCCGCGATCAGGTCGACGTTCAAGGTTCCCTTTTGTGAAACTGATCGAACGTATGTGTTGTGCTCTTCCATCTCGCGTTCGATGTCGGCCTGGTGCTGTTTCAGTTGATCTTCCGCTCGCAGCACCTCGGCCAGGTCGGCACGACATTGATCGCGCGCGGCCATCTTCAGCCGGAGGTAGGTCTCGAGTCGGAAGCGAAACTTGGCCATTCAGGTTCTCTGAGCTACTTGGAGTTAACTCGGGCGCCGCCCAGGTTGGGCTGCGGTGCGCTGCATTTACGAACCAGGGCCAGCAACTGCTGCTGGGCTGATTCGACACTGGCTTGTTCGTCCACCCGCTGTCGCAGGAAACGATCAATCTCGTCCTTCAATCGAATCGCCATATCGATCCGAGGATTCGCTCCCTGGCGGTAGGCTCCGATGTTGATCAGGTCTTCATTTTCGGCATAGGTCGCCATCAAATCGCGAATCACCAGCGCGCCGGTGCGAACTTCGTCGCTAACCAGGTCGTTCATCAAACGGCTGATGCTCTGCATGATGTCGATCGCCGGATAGTGCCCTTTGCCAGCCAACTTTCGGGAAAGCACGATGTGGCCATCCAGGAGCCCTCGCACCGTATCGGCGACCGGTTCGTTGGTATCGTCCCCTTCGACCAGCACGGTATAAAAGGCAGTGATACTCCCCTGTGCCGTGCGTCCGGTTCGTTCGACCAGGCGCGGCAGTAAGGCAAACATCGACGGCGGATAGCCCTTCGTCGTTGGCGGCTCGCCGGCGGCCAAACCGATCTCTCGTTGAGCCATTGCGAAGCGGGTCACGCTGTCCATCAGGAACAACACATTCTTGCCACACGAGCGGAAGTATTCGGCAATGGTCGTCGCGGTTAATGCGGCCTGCATTCGCTGAATGGCAGGCTGATCGCTGGTCGCCACAACGACCACGCTACGAGCCATCCCTTCAGGACCGAGGTCGCGTTCGATGAAGTCGTTCACTTCACGACCACGTTCACCGATCAAGGCAATCACGTTCACATCGGCCGACGTGTAACGGGCCATCATCCCCAGCGTGACGCTCTTACCGACGCCACTACCAGCGAAGATCCCCACACGCTGACCGAGACCGCACGTCAGCATGCCGTCGATGGCACGCACGCCCGTCGAGATCGTTTGATCAATTCGCGGACGATTGACCGCATTCGGTGGATCGCGATCGAGTCCCAGCCGGTCGACAGCGATCGGCGGTGGAAGGTGATCGAGGCACTTGCCGTGGGCATCGACAATTCGCCCCAGCAGTTGATCCCCCACGCCGACCGTGCGGAACGATTTTCGCAAACGCACGATGTTGCCGCGGCGAATCCCCTGCACTCCGGTCAACGGATAGACCAGGGTGTGTTCTCCCTTAAACCCAATCACTTCGGCAGGAATCGCCGGCCCGACCTGGCGTTCGATTTCGACGACCGCACCAATCGGCACCGGAAAACCGGCTACGGCGGTGGTGGTCCCGAAGGTCTCGACAACACTTCCGGTCACCGATGTCGGCATAACCTGGGCCAGGCGACTTTTCAGGGAAGCAATCACGCGGCACCTCCCAGTTCTTCGGCAATGCGGCTGAGTTGGGTTTCAATGCGATTATCGATCGAACCAAACTTGGTTTCGACAATGCAACCACCACGGGTGATTGAGCTGTCGGCGATGATTTGTGCCGGAGCCAGCTTCTTCAGTTCATCGCACAACATCGCTTCGCCACTTTGCATGCTGCTGAGATCTTGTGGGTTGAGTCGCACATGGATCTCGCCACAGCCAGAGGCAAGTTGCAACGATTCACGAACAAGCGTGGCCGAGACTTGCGGATCGGCGGCAACTTCCCGGCGAATGATCTTTTCCGCGATCGCGACAGCAACCTGTAAGCCGACTTGCTCCCATTGGTTCAGCCAGGCCTGACGGGCGGTCGTCAGCTCTTGGACTAACGTTCGCAACGCTGGAAGCAGCGTCGCGGCTTGTTGATCGACTTCTACCTTCATCGACTGGCGAGCCTTTTCTTCGGCTGCCTGACGACCTTGTTGTTCGGCCTGGGCCCGGATCTGCTTGGCTTGTTCCTGGGCTTGCTTGACCAGCTCGGCCGCTTTCAGCTTGACGCTGTTCAGATCGTTTTGAGCCTTGCTGCTGACATCGTCGAGATTGAACGCGACGGTCGCCATCAGGTTGGGTTCGTTTTGCAGGTTGCCAGATTTGATCACTGCCATGGGTGCTTCTCCTTATGCGGCGGCCTGAAGTTGACCAGCCGCGCGGGCCAGCGTGGGCGTCAGGGTCGAATCTGCCGCAAGGCACATCTGACGCTTGGCATGATCGATGTCCGAGAGCAACACCGGCTGCATCTCGCGAATCTTGCGTTCCAGCAACTTTACATCGCCAGCACCAAGACCACGCGAGATTCGTTTCATCACCGCTGGTGAAGCCCCGCAAAGTGCGAGCAAAACGACCTTCGGTCCGGTCTGATGCAGCACGCGAGCCAGCGAAGCATCGTCAAGCATTGCGAACTTCTCGAACGGGAACTTCGGCTGCGGAAGCTCGCGAGCCGTTGCTTCGATCTTGGCGACCGGTGCCTTCTTCGGTTCCGGCGTCTTCGGCTCGGGCTTCTTCACTTCGATCGGAGCCGTGGCGGCAAATGGCTGTGCCTTGGGTTCGACCTTGGGCTGCGGCATGGGCACGACGGCGGGCGTTGGCTGGACAATCACCGAGGCTGCGTTGGCAGTCTGCTGGAAAGTTTCCAGGTCGCCAGGAATCTGCGAACCGCGACTTCTTAGTTCGGCGAGAAGCTGCTCGGCCTGGTCGTTGGAAGATGCCTTCAAGATTGCCTGGGCGGCAGCCATTCCGAGTCGACGTCGCTCGAAGGCGAGTGTTTGACGCGAAACAATTTGCTTGATGCGGGCTTCAACATCCGCCACGATCTCTTGCGATGGCTCGTCGAGCATGGTGATGCGGTGGACCACTTCGGCCTGGAGGCGAGCTGGCAGCTGTCGCAAGATTTCCGAGGCTCGCTCTGGCTGGAGGTAGCTCATGACCATAGCGGTCACTTGCGGGTGTTCTTGCTCGAAGAACGGGGCCAGCATCTCGCTGGGGGCGTCGTTCAAGAAAGCGAACGGCGGAGGCGTTGGCACCGATGAAGGCTGTGGTGCGGCGACCGGTGCTTCAGGCTGCTGGTAGGTGAATTCCATCTCGACGCCAGGATCTTCCATGGCAACCTGTCGACCGGAGTTCCGCAGAAACTCGTCGAGGACGGTTTGGCGTTCTTCGTCCGAAACGTTTTCGAGTTCGATCGACATCCAGCGAATTTGCGAGGCCACCTCTTCCGGCATGCTGTCGAGCAGCTTGTCGGCCGAGACTTCATCGAGACTGGCGATCACGATGGCGGCTTTGCGGATGGTTTCAGGCGATGTGTTCATGGCTTGTTGATCTGTTGTGGCTTAACCGCTAGTTGGTGCTTCCGATCCAGTTCTGCAGAATTCCCAGGGCCGTGTCAGGATCTTCGCGAACCATTTCGGCCAGTTCGTTCTTCAGGTTAGGACCACCACCCTGATTGAATCGTTTCTTGAGTAGCCCCTGCATCGAGCTCTCGGACTCTTCGTTCGGCTTCGCCTCTTTTTTGGCTTGGGCGTTCGCTGGATCTTCCAGCTTGAAGGCTTGCGCTGACTCGGGCGCAGGAGCACCGCCGGCCAACATACTGCGAAGCATCATCAAACCGAAAATGGCAAACCCGATGGTTGCGAGTGTTTGCCAGTTGGTCGCCAACCAGGCCATTGCCGTGTCGGCAATCGCAGGCTCTTCCGTCGCGGTCTCGGGAAGTTGGGGAGCGGTCATCACGTAGACCTGCGGATAAGGATCTTCTCCCTGGGCTTGTTCCGGCAGCAAAGTCACGACGGTGGTTTCGACCGCCTTCTTGGTTTCATCTTCGATCTTTTTCAGTTCGCCTGGATCGGGGGTCTTGGCCGGCTGACCAGCAGGCGTTGGATTGCGGGAATGCCAGACATCGGCGTAATACTGGCTTGGGATGCTTACCGAAACGGTCACCCGTTTCGGAGTCAACGAAGCGAGTTGCTTCTGCATGTAATCCTGGTTCGTCACAGCAAGCGTTTCTTCGCGATTCGATTCAGAAGTTTGCTCTGACATGGGCGTCTGGCTGACGGCCGCTTGCTGATTGGGCTGCTGCGCTTCGAGCCCAGGACGACCTGCATTGATTGGCGTCCGTTTGATGTCCGACGTTTTCTCAGCCTTAGAGGCCAGTGGCGTCGGACGTGGATCGTACTTGATTCCCTTTTCAATGCGGTTCATCTCGGGATCGAGTTCAACGTTGACCGTCACGTTGTTACCGTTGATGAAACGGAGGGCGTTCTGGATGGTGTCGGTCCAGTGCTGCTCGAACCATTGCTTACGAGCCGCGTAGGGATCGTCGTTGACCGAGGCCAGGTCGTTGTCCAAGCCGCTGTAAGTCCGACGGGAATTCAGATCGGTCACCGAAACATGCTCTGCTTTGAGCCCAGCGATCGAGTGAGCGACGTAGTTTTGAATGCTTTTAACGGTCTTAGGATCGATATCATCGGAGCCGGAAGGACGCACGACGACGGAAGCTGTGTAAACCTTCACACGCGGAAAGCCACCTTTGTCTTCGATGTCGTACTGAACCGAGGCGTACTCGATGCCGCGCATGTTCCGTAGAACGAGAGCCATCTCCTTTTCGCGAGCGACCTTCTGCCGATCCGAGCGATGCTTCTCTGATTCAAATGGGCTCGCTTCGCCGATTGCCTTTTCGACACTGTCGTGAAAATCTGGCGGGATAGCGTTGTTCTTGACCAGCGCCGCGATGTAGTCGACACGGCGACTGCGGGGGACGTAGATCTGGCTACCGATCACTTCGTAGTCGTCGAGTGTCTCGGCAGCGAAGGCGGCCAGAATGGCTTTTTGATCGGCCGGGGCGATCGGGGCGCCAGACAGGATCGGGACATCCTTCTGGAACATCTCGCTTTGAAACAGAAAGGCGACGCTCGTAACAATAGCCACGACCAACAGGCCTGCGATGATCCGGGAACCGGGTGTCATCGAGACGAAGAGGTCTTTAACTTGCTCGAACGCTTTGTTCAAAAAGTCCATCCTTGGACCCTTCAAGCTGCGAAAATGTTCGTTAGTTGGTAAGGTTTGCCATCATCGACTCCTTCGATGGATGGCCGCTGGCGGTCGCTCGATCCGTGAGCTTAACCGTTTTGTCGCTAAACGCGAATGTCTTTCACTTCCGCATAGGCCTGCATCATTTTGTTGCGGACCTGCATCATCAATTTGAACGACATGTCGGCTTTCTGCACGGCGGTCAAAACTTCGGCCGGATTGACATCGCCGCCGGTGAACAAGGACTCGACCGCTCGGTCGGCGTCCTGTTGCATCTGGTTGACTTCCTGAATTCCTTCGAGAAGGAACTTACCAAACGATCCCGACGCTTCGTCCGCTTTGCCAGGCAAAACGTTCGGCGTGGTGGGGATGTTCAGTTGCTGTTGGATTGCGTTAATGGATGCCATCGGGGGAGATCACCATTGTTACGCCAAAATGCGAAGCGTTTGATTCGTCATGTTCTTGGTCATTTCGAGCACGCCGACGTTCGATTCGTAGGCCCGGGTCGCTTCCAGGGCATCGACAAATTGCTCGGTCATATCGACGTTCGGATACTCGACGTATCCCTTCCACTTGCCATCCTTGATTGCCAGAGGATGGTCTGGCTGCCAACGTCGCTTCGGATCGACGTTGTCTTCACGCACTTCGGCAACCTTCACGCCGGCGGCACCACTGGTGGTGGCCAACTCGTGATCGGTTTCCAAAATCACATGTTTCGCTTTGTAAGGACCAATGCGTCCATTGGCGTCACGCAGCGACGACATATTGGCAATGTTTTGCGAAATCGTGGTCAGGCGTTCGCGCTGGGCGACCAGGCCACTCGTGCTGATATCCAAGGCGGAGATCATCGATACGTCCTTTCCTGACTAAATAAAATCCGGGGGGGATTAAAGTCGTTCGCTGATGGCAACATTCAACAGACGAAACTGGTTTTCCATAATGGTAAGAGCCATGTTGTGCATCTGCTGATTCTTCGTCAGCTCGGCAACCTGCTTTTCGATGTCGAGATTGCTCTCGTCATGAAACAGGATTCCGTTGAGTGATTCTCGCACTTCTCGCATTGGGTCACCTTGCTTGGTGCTGACCAACCCGGACGGAAGCGACTCGTTCGGTTGATTCTTCTGCTCGATCGCCTCGGCCAAAACTTCGTGGAAGCGATCGACGTTCAAGTCGCGGCCCTTGTAACCAGGCACACGCTGATTGGCGATGTTCGTGGCCAGAATGGAATGTCGCTTCTGCGCGAAGTTCACGACCTGTTCGAGAACAGGGACGGTGTTCGCATTGAGAATCGAAGATTCCATCGTGGGCTTCCTTAAGTTAGGCGACCGACGTATTGCAAAGGGTGTGCCGAGGTTGATGCTTGCATGAAATTCGTTTGCCAGCGACCCGCAAACTTTGCCATGTCCGGCAAATCTTGCGGCAAGCCACTTTCCCGGCAACTTTTACCCTTTCGGCGACCGGCAAATGTTGCCGATACGTTTCCGGAAAG is from Bremerella sp. JC817 and encodes:
- a CDS encoding flagellar hook-basal body complex protein — its product is MGLASALSTALTGMTAAETQIDVTGNNLANSQTVGFKASEARFATQFLQTQSLGSKPTSSNGGTNPRQTGLGTKVAEITPNFTQGTIEVSNSPSDLAIQGDGFFIVEGGNGETLYTRNGIFKTNSQNELVTITGQRVLGFGIDENFQIQRTQLVPLTIPLGAKSVAKATENVYLEGTLTATGDLATQAQVIESAILGNSAVPRPDTTSSSVGVAAQPSIAATTSASAVTPGVATTTDAQTEGAGGSVPDGNFNYRFTFSNVGLSGETLASADYAVALADGNASANDNTVTFTDPPQSSSFSQLNMYRSNDGGATYYLVNSFAMGAAVEDTAAAPTATQLSASMIGGTGVDGMLDGGDVYQYRYTYLDSDGNETAPSNSHTVTVSGAPADGNGYSILLDNIPTSADYDSVRIYRTQPGGSDFYELDTLDMATAAGGYVDDGTTVLSTNQLDAQTINGNYTYLVTFARSGEEESRPSLALGPQNVVNGRIELSNLPIPPTPPAEGGFPAYDKVRIYRNLSTDSSSFYLVDELDPGEDYIDTKADSEISDLSITGNKTIDLDGPKIDSNTLLVDVVKRDGLNFENVFEVGELSFTGYKGERKLDEQTFTITDTTIVQELLEFIRASTGIQPSVNGNANPIPGSENSIPGESTDLTQGLSIQDGRIRIVSNNGVDNGVDIKLSSFTLDNNSGVLQNPNLNFGTVQEAVGQSTVSDFVVYDTLGIPVNVRVTAVLEHRDGTNTVYRWFADSPDNDAAMDTGDIGEAQIAVGTGLIYFDGDGNFVGSDNNTVTIQRRDVPSQSPLEFDLDFTQLSGLAQDEPTLNASRQDGSGTGTLNSFIIGEDGVIRGVFSNGVDRDLGMLQLARFGNPAGLEQRGENLFATGVNSGLPVTGDPGADGLGDVIAGAVELSNTDIGGNLIDLILASTQYRGSSRVITTAQQLFDELLNLRR
- a CDS encoding flagellar hook capping FlgD N-terminal domain-containing protein — its product is MSRVDSSTSTNTTSSGASKPTDLRELSMDHFLQLMITELQNQDPLDPMENSEMLQQISQIREIGATDQLRESLESMQQSQGISTASGLIGKQVQALTDDGYVLFGVVQSVQLAPNDDGTRQLTLKVNTGDQTVDVNMDDIFTILPANVSDTDVDGTDSTGNGTGTDETDTDSSDDSTSDETEEVTS
- a CDS encoding flagellar hook-length control protein FliK; the protein is METSSSSSINSTSNWAGNSRNQQASAADPMAFFDLIMKTSQSLSGKGKNIFDPAAPASGKTSVADEPYTAVTDDPSLHDDHYEEAASAVPVEAARNDVSDSSQRADDSIDAEDVAAVAELSEKGSNEEDTDNPDQAALETAAASQQEQTLATPEIVATTEGDESEVAAEQGGAVEVNQQKTSQANAGNIDTDQPLDTSPIEESATDADQENLGTDANAVAQKSDGKDQAEAAQQAEQITTEVAATDESQADHETVASADETNGEELTAEQTEDASAPEIETTSGEEASGHDSSRDNESRSVQRRTDKPDAKVDAAKAPAEVSAETTSNIAASSEASEAVAAAAAASAAARTTTTPGGSTSNTNGGVNNIASLLQRGMQRGTLQKTTEGKPSTQLDSRQQIRLINRVARAVESTPPGQSIKIRLNPSELGQLKVEIKVEDGNMIAKIEAENTSTRQVLLDNLPQLRERLAESNINVQQFEVELMGQQTSHDGAASDMAGQSSEQGNQRTPTGSSLGKSDGEEATPTMTETVNKEAERDSRNLNITI
- a CDS encoding flagellar FliJ family protein, whose translation is MAKFRFRLETYLRLKMAARDQCRADLAEVLRAEDQLKQHQADIEREMEEHNTYVRSVSQKGTLNVDLIAASQSEFVFLKALRQEKLNLMQQLQPHIQQRRQALIDADHEVRTLERLKEQKHEQHQQWELALEAKQMDEIALGGFRRKGD
- a CDS encoding FliI/YscN family ATPase codes for the protein MIASLKSRLAQVMPTSVTGSVVETFGTTTAVAGFPVPIGAVVEIERQVGPAIPAEVIGFKGEHTLVYPLTGVQGIRRGNIVRLRKSFRTVGVGDQLLGRIVDAHGKCLDHLPPPIAVDRLGLDRDPPNAVNRPRIDQTISTGVRAIDGMLTCGLGQRVGIFAGSGVGKSVTLGMMARYTSADVNVIALIGERGREVNDFIERDLGPEGMARSVVVVATSDQPAIQRMQAALTATTIAEYFRSCGKNVLFLMDSVTRFAMAQREIGLAAGEPPTTKGYPPSMFALLPRLVERTGRTAQGSITAFYTVLVEGDDTNEPVADTVRGLLDGHIVLSRKLAGKGHYPAIDIMQSISRLMNDLVSDEVRTGALVIRDLMATYAENEDLINIGAYRQGANPRIDMAIRLKDEIDRFLRQRVDEQASVESAQQQLLALVRKCSAPQPNLGGARVNSK
- a CDS encoding FliH/SctL family protein, which produces MAVIKSGNLQNEPNLMATVAFNLDDVSSKAQNDLNSVKLKAAELVKQAQEQAKQIRAQAEQQGRQAAEEKARQSMKVEVDQQAATLLPALRTLVQELTTARQAWLNQWEQVGLQVAVAIAEKIIRREVAADPQVSATLVRESLQLASGCGEIHVRLNPQDLSSMQSGEAMLCDELKKLAPAQIIADSSITRGGCIVETKFGSIDNRIETQLSRIAEELGGAA
- a CDS encoding FliG C-terminal domain-containing protein produces the protein MNTSPETIRKAAIVIASLDEVSADKLLDSMPEEVASQIRWMSIELENVSDEERQTVLDEFLRNSGRQVAMEDPGVEMEFTYQQPEAPVAAPQPSSVPTPPPFAFLNDAPSEMLAPFFEQEHPQVTAMVMSYLQPERASEILRQLPARLQAEVVHRITMLDEPSQEIVADVEARIKQIVSRQTLAFERRRLGMAAAQAILKASSNDQAEQLLAELRSRGSQIPGDLETFQQTANAASVIVQPTPAVVPMPQPKVEPKAQPFAATAPIEVKKPEPKTPEPKKAPVAKIEATARELPQPKFPFEKFAMLDDASLARVLHQTGPKVVLLALCGASPAVMKRISRGLGAGDVKLLERKIREMQPVLLSDIDHAKRQMCLAADSTLTPTLARAAGQLQAAA